In Montipora foliosa isolate CH-2021 chromosome 13, ASM3666993v2, whole genome shotgun sequence, one DNA window encodes the following:
- the LOC137981700 gene encoding probable ATP-dependent RNA helicase ddx55, with protein sequence MLQFQKPEEFKECTSFENTVSEDARRLDVDVHSALEKACRVFGVSKLFPQQKNVIKAFISKKDVLVNLLTGFGKSLTFQIALVVHVELSKVSNTFAAKPVAIVISPSVNLIEDQKNFSRSKSDVDESRVRDTSDLDRLRII encoded by the coding sequence ATGTTACAATTTCAAAAACCTGAGGAATTTAAGGAATGTACCTCATTTGAAAACACTGTGTCGGAAGATGCCAGACGTCTTGATGTAGATGTTCATAGTGCTTTGGAGAAAGCTTGCCGCGTATTTGGTGTCTCTAAGCTTTTCCCTCAACAGAAAAACGTGATAAAGGCTTTTATCTCCAAGAAAGATGTCTTGGTAAACTTGCTAACGGGATTTGGCAAGTCGCTCACATTCCAGATTGCTTTGGTGGTTCACGTTGAACTTTCCAAAGTCAGCAACACTTTTGCTGCGAAGCCAGTAGCTATTGTTATTTCGCCATCAGTGAACTTAATAGAAGACCAGAAAAATTTCTCGCGAAGTAAATCAGACGTGGATGAGAGTAGAGTCCGTGACACTAgcgacctggaccgtctgagaatcatTTAA